GCTCAGGCCAGGATGTGCCTCGTTTGGTGCCCTTGGGCACCCACAGGTTGTCacccttgctgctgcctctccttgcaGGGCCCTGCATGGTCAGCCTGCTCCAGAGCATGCAGCAGATCCTGGTGCAGATCCTGTGCAcgtcgcagcagcagcagctgctcctgGAAAGCCTGGCCAGCGACACCGTCTCTCACCGGCACTGCATTTCTGACAACCTGGTGCAAGTGGGTGAAAGCCTGCAGGAGCTGCTGTACCAGAGCCAGGACTGCTCTACCACCAACTGGGCTGATCCCGTCTACGGAGGTCCGTGCCAGGCCTGCTCCCCTGGCCTCCCGCCCACCTCTCCCTGTCTCAAGGTGGAGGCTGGGTCGCTCCCGGCCCCTCGCTGCTTGGCCCACCCGCCTTGAGCCGACCGACCCTGAACCCACCCGCCTTTGCAGAGGTTTGTGGACTCCGCACCAGGGACTCCTTTGGCATCTCTGTGTGAAGGCAGAGTCGATGTTCGCGACGCTACAGGAAAACCCTCAGATTTTTGTACGAGTTTATTtttgtaataaaatattaaaaccaggAAAAGGTTTTCAGCATGGCAGCCCCCTTTCCCACACAGGAATATCGGAGCAGCGGTCAGAAGCGGAGGACTATGGAAGTACTGGCTGGGCCAGGAggcagcggggggagggggagggagggaggcccggAAGCGGCAAGACCGGCTGGGACGGTCCAGCTGATGGAGACGGACAAAAAGAGGCTGGGAAAGGCCAGGCAGATGGACGCAAAAtctccagtggggagggggaaggcggggatggtggtggtggtgaagcacTGCCATAGACCCGGGTGTAAGTGGGTGACAGCCATCAGGGCCCCAATCCCACAGGAGGACTTGGCTGCACCCTGCAAGCGGAATTTGGGGTTGCAACTCCCTACCGGACCCCCTCTGTGGTGGAACAGCTGCAGAGACTGCCCACCTGCTCTCCCCTTACGCACGGTGGTGCCTGGCCCGCTGCTCTGGAGGCCCTGCTATTGGCCTCTGGCTTTGCCTGGAGCCATTTGCTGTTCCACAAGGCGCTTTTATGCATCTCTTGGATCCCTCGACTGGTCCAGGGAGGCAGGCGGCTGCTTTGAAACCATCCCATAGACGTCAGCCAGGCAtggacagaattattattattattattattattattattattattattattattattattattacccgcctctccatcctgattgaggtgaggaacaacaagtataaaatacataaaatattgatcaaaacaccgctttagggtggattcctgcattgagcagggggttggactcgatggccttggaggccccttccaactctgctattctatgattctatgaaaacttcctgaaaaacatactaaaagcatcctaaaattccactggataggcctgccagaagagatcagtctttatagctttcttaaatgctaaaggacttacgttgatgaatctcctctgccaggccattccacagtccagactaggcacacaggtagccctagtCGAGCCTCGGAACCACCATCTTTAGGTTTTCCGACTCCAGCAAGGGGCACAGCTGAAGCAGGGgctgcagcctcccccccccatcacccccagagaTGCTTCCTGACCCCCCCATGCCAGTTGGTCGGCTGCCTTTCTTTTGAAATACCTCGAGCAGGGTTGTGCCCAGTTGCTTCATGAGATGGACACCTGCTTCAAGTGGGGCAAAAGGAAGAATGGCAAAGCAGGTGGGCACttcccattgttaaaaaaattattacatttgaatTACActttattatcattttatttgAACAACACCAAACGGATTGGACACCTTGCATTTCACGTTGACTTGCAACAGTTCCCCACTGTGTGTCTGGCTGCCCCGAAGGCACAGCCATTCCCAGCTCTCCTAAAAGGCACAAACTCTTCTCCTGGGCTGGAGAGTGGAGGggaagctgcccccccccatcccccaaggAAGCTCCCTGGTTCTCCTCCTAGAAGGCCACCTTGAGCTGGGCAGTGGCCCTTGGTGGAAGCCCCACCCTGACTGACACCCCACACAggtatctatttattgcatttatatcctgcccttttttcctccgtaaggaacccaaggcggtgtacataatcctcctttccattttatcctcacgacaacaaccctgtgactggCTCAGAGTCACCCAGGGAACTTcctggccgagtggagactagaacccgggtctcccggcTCCCAGGCCCAATGCTCTTGCCACtttaccacactggctctccgtgTGGTATGTCTGGCGGGGGGTGGCGGCAGGGGAATCTACTCAGAGTCGGGGGGTCGAAGGCACAGCGTCTCCCGTGGCCCAGAGTTCTCCAACTCTGCCAGGGGCCCAGTTAAGGCACGTCACAGGAGGCATCACTGGCAAAAAcagggctggggcggggggggggggggctggatctTTAGCACCCCCTTTGCTTTTCCTGAGTTCTTATGGCTTTGCCAAGTGTTTCCTCAGTGTTCTTCTAATACTGATGACTGAGGCCTGGTTTCACATGAAACacatgaggcagtaagcctcccCCACACCCTGCCTGTGCTGTACCATTTCAGGTGATGGTGTCACTGGACTGAATTGAAAACAACATTCGCTACCTAAACTAGATATTATGGAGAAAGATTCTACTCTGCCCTTCTCCCTGACGTACCCATTTTCTACGTGCAGGGATTTTAAAGAACCCAGCCCTCCCCAGACTTGCCTCTCCATGCAGTCGCCCCTGCACAATCAGCTCTGCCCTTCTGGCCCCCCCAGAGCAAGGTTCTCTCAAGGCGGGGAGGAGAGGCAATGGCGGAAAGgaagtcccccacccacccccgtcacAAGGCCCCCCGGTACTGGACCAGGTAGAAGGCAGGAAGGGTATGGATTCTGGGGGAGGACCTCCGTTCCGTGGGGAGGCCCACGCgtggcaagcagaaggtccccCGGGAGAACCCTGGGCATCTCCGGCTTGGGCAAGACAGCTGCTCCAGGCTGCTCACTCTCTCTTGCGCGCGCCGAGGCCTGGGACAGCAAGCATCTCTCAGAGGGACCAAGGGCCTGCCACAGTTAGGGCTGTAGCAGCCTGTCCTGATGAAGGGAGCGCTGAGGCTCAAGCACGTACTTTGCATGCAGGCAGCAGGTCCCACAGCCACTCTCTGGCAGCTCCATTTCAAAGGACTTGGGAGAGCAGCGCTGGGAAGGCATCCCATGCTCCAGATGCTGGGAACCTGCTGCCAGCCGGCCAGAGCAGACGGTACTGGCAAGAGGGACTCGGGACGTCAGGCAGAGTCTTGGGCAGCCCTAGGAGCGCCTGTCTCTCAGGCCAGGAGGTGGCTGCCAGGGGGGAGCAGCAGTGGCTGTGGCCAGTGAGGACACAGCAAAGCTCTTGTGGGGGCAGCACGGGGAGAGCCTCCCCTTCGGTCGATCGTGCTGCTCACTTCCACTGGGTGATCTCGAGGGTCTCGCGGCAGGCGCTGCGGGCCTCCCGCACGCTCTGGGTTGCGGCCTCCTGCTCCCGTGCACTGAGGTGGTGAATCACCATCAGGTAGCGGTAGTTGCAGAGCCGCCATCTCGCGTTCTGCTTGGCGAAGCGTGCGCTCGGTTGCAGGCGGAGGCCGGCCCGCTGAGCCAAGATGCCCAAGTAGGCGTCCTCCACGGGGATGGGGCGGACGTGCTCCGCCGCCTGCATGATCCGCCGGACCGCATCCAGGGACAGGATGTAGCCAACGCCACTGGCGTACGGTGGGTACTCATTCGGGGGGTAATCTTGGTTCGAAACGTACCACTTACTGGAGGGATGCCGGATGACTTGCCGCTTCTCCCGAGGGAAGAGGGAGCCGGCGTAGAGCCCCGTCTTGATGGCGTTCCTCCTGGCCAGGAACTCCGGCAGCCATTCGGTGTTGACAAAGCAGTCGTCGTCTGTCTTAAGGACATAGCTGGGCCGGCACCGCTCAAGAGCCCACTTGAGGCCGTGCATCACTTTCAGGGTGAGATTGCGGTAGGTGTCTAGGTAGTTCCCAACCAGGATGTCCCTGAACTCCCGCTGCTCCTGCTGGACCTGCCAGGCAGACCCCTCAGGTGTGGTTTGGCCAATCAGGAACACTGCCTGCCACGGGTAAGGCTGGCGCCTGTCTTGGGTGGCCCAGGTCTTCCGGATCACCTGCCGAGGCGCTGCATTGCCTGGGGCTGAAGTCACGAGGATCAGGAGCACCTGCTGGGGCTCGCAGTGTGGCTCTGAGCGAGCGCCTGAGAACAGAGGCCCAAAGTCCACGCCCCCAGGGGCTGAAGCTGCCGCTACAGGATGAGTCCTCTGAGAGGGCCCCTGCCAGGCAGCAAAGAAGCGGGCAGAGGCCTGCCGCTCCCTGTGGGTGGCATTGGGCAGCAGGAATAGGCAGCAGAAGAGGAATGACAGGACGGCGCTCAGGCAAAACACCCTCTTCCAGCTGCAGGGACGCCCCAGGGCCATGGGAGAGAGGCTGCAGCGCGTGGCAGCCCCAGCAGTCACATCCTGTTGCTGAAGGCAGAGACGCCGAGATGCCTTTGCTGGCCTTCCTGGGGCACCACTGGCGTGCGCTTTCCTAACTGATACAGGCAGTCCGGTCAAAGGGCAGCTGCGAAAAGGAGAGCCAGTTGCAGCCAAGGTCTGTGTTGGATTAACCCGGCAAAGTCTAAAGGGTGATCAGGCCTCCACGAGCAGAACAAGCACTCCCCAGGATGGAGCCCTCAAGCCTTTGGCCTGCATTTCAGCTGAGCTGACTGAGCACGCGGCAAGGGCAGGTCCCCTGGGAGGAACTGGGGAGCCACCCTTGGGTGTTCAGCCGGCCTTGGCAGATTTGCAGCGGGGGCAGTGGCTCCCTTCTGGCTCTTCCTGCTCTGGACCACGTGTGTGTGTCCCGCCCCCCCGTCCCACGCCGCATGTGTTTCCTaagcaaaagaaaagacaaatctcAAGGTGATGCCACCAGGGGAAGAGGAAGGGTGTCACCGCAGATGCCGGCCACAAGCCTTCGTGGCTGCGCAGGCCCTGCACGACGATACACACCAGAAGTGAAATGCCAGGTGGTGCGTGCTGCTTTTATCGGATCCATTTccaatccacccaataactatcGTTCTCTAGGTGGAATCAAGGATGGCGCCTAATCGCAGTGACCATCAAAGCCAATGGAGCATTCCTTCGGCACCGATTCAAGTTTATGGAGCAGGCTCCGCAGCGGCCCCTCGTTTCTGAAATTCCCCGCCTGGAAACCTGCAAAGGGAAAGGTAACGCCAGCCTCAACA
This Elgaria multicarinata webbii isolate HBS135686 ecotype San Diego chromosome 6, rElgMul1.1.pri, whole genome shotgun sequence DNA region includes the following protein-coding sequences:
- the LOC134400394 gene encoding beta-1,3-galactosyltransferase 5-like, with protein sequence MALGRPCSWKRVFCLSAVLSFLFCCLFLLPNATHRERQASARFFAAWQGPSQRTHPVAAASAPGGVDFGPLFSGARSEPHCEPQQVLLILVTSAPGNAAPRQVIRKTWATQDRRQPYPWQAVFLIGQTTPEGSAWQVQQEQREFRDILVGNYLDTYRNLTLKVMHGLKWALERCRPSYVLKTDDDCFVNTEWLPEFLARRNAIKTGLYAGSLFPREKRQVIRHPSSKWYVSNQDYPPNEYPPYASGVGYILSLDAVRRIMQAAEHVRPIPVEDAYLGILAQRAGLRLQPSARFAKQNARWRLCNYRYLMVIHHLSAREQEAATQSVREARSACRETLEITQWK